A genomic segment from Bradyrhizobium sp. ISRA430 encodes:
- a CDS encoding pyridoxal phosphate-dependent aminotransferase, with protein sequence MTVQASATGFRPARRISAIGVSEILKIGAVAQKLKREGRPVIVLGAGEPDFDTPDHAKDAAERAIRAGQTKYTILDGTMELKAAISEKFRRENGLVYAADEITAGAGAKQVIHNAFMASLSPGDEVILAAPYWTSYADMVRIADGTPVDVLCREENGFRLDAADLERAITPRTRWLLLNSPSNPTGAAYSAAQLRPILDVLKRHPHVWLIADDIYEHLIYDGMPFVTAAALEPSLKSRTLTVNGVSKAYAMTGWRVGYGGGPRELIAAIAVVQSQSTTNPSSVSQAAAIAALTGPQDVLIERRAAFQRRRDIVVDALNAIDGVTCRRPEGAFYTYASCAGLIGRRAPDGATIDSDSAFCRYLLERHDVAVVPGSCFGLAPYFRLSYATSEQNLREAVERIARACRELS encoded by the coding sequence GTGACCGTCCAGGCTTCAGCTACCGGCTTCCGCCCCGCGCGGCGCATCAGCGCGATCGGCGTCTCGGAGATCCTGAAGATCGGCGCGGTCGCGCAGAAGCTTAAGCGCGAGGGGCGGCCGGTGATCGTGCTAGGCGCCGGCGAGCCTGATTTCGACACGCCCGATCACGCCAAGGACGCCGCCGAGCGCGCCATTCGCGCCGGCCAGACCAAATACACCATCCTCGACGGCACGATGGAATTGAAGGCGGCGATATCAGAGAAGTTCCGCCGCGAGAACGGCCTCGTCTATGCCGCGGACGAGATCACCGCCGGTGCCGGCGCCAAGCAGGTGATCCACAACGCGTTCATGGCGAGCTTGAGTCCCGGCGACGAGGTCATCCTCGCCGCGCCCTACTGGACCAGCTATGCCGACATGGTGCGGATCGCCGACGGCACGCCGGTCGACGTGCTCTGCCGCGAGGAGAACGGCTTTCGTCTCGATGCCGCCGATCTCGAACGCGCGATCACGCCGCGCACGCGCTGGCTGCTGCTCAACTCGCCGTCCAATCCGACCGGCGCGGCCTACTCGGCGGCGCAGCTTCGCCCGATCCTCGATGTGCTGAAGCGCCATCCGCATGTCTGGCTGATCGCCGACGACATCTACGAGCATCTGATCTATGACGGCATGCCGTTCGTTACGGCGGCGGCGCTCGAGCCGAGCCTGAAATCCCGCACGCTGACCGTGAACGGTGTCTCCAAGGCCTATGCCATGACCGGCTGGCGCGTCGGCTATGGCGGCGGCCCGCGCGAGTTGATTGCGGCAATTGCCGTGGTGCAAAGTCAGAGCACGACCAATCCATCCTCGGTGAGCCAGGCCGCGGCGATCGCCGCGCTGACCGGACCGCAAGATGTTCTGATCGAGCGCCGCGCCGCGTTCCAGCGCCGCCGCGACATCGTCGTCGATGCGCTGAACGCCATCGACGGGGTCACCTGCCGTCGGCCGGAAGGTGCGTTCTACACCTATGCAAGCTGCGCCGGCCTGATCGGCCGCCGTGCACCCGACGGTGCCACGATCGACAGCGACAGCGCGTTCTGCCGCTACCTTCTGGAGAGGCATGACGTGGCCGTGGTGCCGGGTAGCTGTTTCGGCCTTGCACCTTATTTCCGCCTGTCCTACGCCACCTCCGAACAAAACTTGCGCGAGGCGGTGGAACGCATCGCCAGAGCCTGTAGGGAGCTGTCATGA
- a CDS encoding transporter substrate-binding domain-containing protein: MNRRDALTTVALAGAAIAASSSVKADAAPTSTLDRIKKNGVLRIAVIVGQEPYFHKDLATGQWSGACVEMANDIASKLGAKVETLESTWGNQILDLQADKVDLAFAVNPTPERALVIDFSTPILVHSFTVITKKGFAKPQTWAELNKPEVKIAVDIGSTHETIARRYCPKATILGFKNRDEAILAVATGRADCNVSLAVLSVSTLKKNPNLGDLAIPRPLLTLPTNMGIRAESDRRYKDFLSAWADYNRSMGQTREWMLKGFEAVGLTADDLPGEVQF; encoded by the coding sequence ATGAATCGCAGGGATGCACTCACCACTGTCGCGCTGGCGGGCGCCGCGATTGCCGCGAGCAGTTCGGTCAAGGCCGACGCCGCGCCGACCTCCACGCTCGATCGCATCAAGAAGAACGGCGTGCTGCGCATCGCGGTCATCGTTGGCCAGGAGCCTTATTTCCATAAGGACCTAGCCACCGGTCAGTGGTCGGGCGCCTGCGTCGAGATGGCCAACGACATAGCCAGCAAGCTCGGCGCCAAGGTCGAGACGCTGGAATCGACCTGGGGCAACCAGATCCTCGACCTGCAGGCCGACAAGGTCGACCTCGCCTTCGCCGTGAACCCGACGCCCGAGCGCGCCCTCGTCATCGACTTCTCGACGCCGATCCTGGTGCACTCCTTCACCGTCATCACCAAAAAGGGCTTTGCCAAGCCGCAGACCTGGGCCGAGCTCAACAAGCCCGAGGTCAAGATCGCCGTCGACATCGGCTCGACGCACGAGACGATCGCGCGCCGCTATTGCCCGAAGGCGACGATCCTCGGCTTCAAGAACCGCGACGAGGCGATCCTCGCGGTCGCGACTGGCCGCGCCGACTGCAACGTCTCGCTGGCGGTGCTCTCGGTCTCGACCCTGAAGAAGAACCCGAACCTTGGCGATCTCGCGATCCCGCGACCACTGCTCACGCTGCCGACCAACATGGGCATCCGCGCCGAGAGCGATCGCCGCTACAAGGATTTCCTCAGCGCCTGGGCCGACTACAACCGCTCGATGGGCCAGACCCGCGAATGGATGCTGAAGGGCTTTGAGGCGGTCGGCCTCACCGCAGACGACCTTCCGGGTGAAGTGCAGTTCTGA
- a CDS encoding carboxylesterase family protein codes for MPNIFAAGKQNDVATVAGFTRDESSNDLRTAGNLEAYMAAAGKLYGDQADRFLALYPAKTDGEAKAMGLLAAREGLVEAGTRNWAVAQKKTGKAPFYMYMFSRVHPFAPGVEFFDNPQKIGAYHTSDVPYWFGTQDAFNKFRTTRVWTEFDRALSDRMMATLIAFARTGDPGTPAVAWPQWTLDAQNYLEFGDDTGMREENRARLDFHTPANVTPSTPRVSRD; via the coding sequence GTGCCGAATATCTTTGCCGCCGGAAAGCAGAACGACGTCGCCACGGTGGCCGGCTTCACCCGCGACGAAAGCTCGAACGATCTGCGTACTGCGGGGAATCTCGAAGCTTATATGGCGGCTGCAGGAAAACTCTATGGCGATCAGGCCGACCGCTTCCTCGCGCTCTATCCTGCCAAGACCGACGGCGAAGCCAAGGCGATGGGATTGCTTGCCGCGCGCGAGGGGCTAGTCGAGGCTGGCACACGCAACTGGGCCGTGGCGCAGAAGAAGACCGGCAAGGCGCCGTTCTACATGTACATGTTCTCGCGCGTGCATCCCTTTGCGCCCGGCGTCGAATTCTTCGACAATCCGCAGAAGATCGGCGCGTATCACACGTCCGACGTGCCCTATTGGTTTGGCACGCAGGACGCCTTCAACAAGTTCCGCACTACGCGTGTCTGGACCGAGTTCGATCGCGCGCTGTCGGATCGCATGATGGCCACTCTCATCGCCTTCGCGCGCACGGGAGACCCGGGCACGCCGGCGGTGGCGTGGCCGCAATGGACGCTCGACGCACAAAATTATCTGGAGTTTGGCGACGACACCGGCATGCGCGAGGAAAATCGCGCGCGCCTCGATTTCCACACGCCGGCGAACGTCACGCCGTCGACGCCGCGGGTCTCGCGGGACTAA
- a CDS encoding D-2-hydroxyacid dehydrogenase family protein, translating to MRALFVDANDTLAAVTEKLLRADKLPVGINRNPSIKPDDLPGLLDGAEIMIVDHTAVPTAIAAKCPKLKHVVFLGTGARSYMNPEELGERGISVHTIKGYGDTAVAECAIALMWASAKSFGEMDRGMREGNWLRRDAVQLTGKTLGLIGFGGIAAEAARMALGCGMKVIAWNRTPKTHPGVEFVPLEKLLADSHVVSLHLLLNDETKGFLSRERIAMMRPGSILINTARGAVVDEDAMLDALRSGHIAHAGLDVFTVEPLPAGHPLTTLPNVTLSAHSAFRTPEASDNLIGAALDHCRRIIAADR from the coding sequence GTGCGCGCCCTATTCGTCGATGCGAACGACACCCTGGCAGCGGTGACCGAGAAGCTGCTGCGCGCCGACAAGCTGCCGGTCGGCATCAACCGCAACCCGTCGATCAAGCCCGACGATCTGCCTGGCTTGCTCGACGGCGCGGAAATCATGATCGTCGACCATACGGCGGTGCCGACCGCGATCGCCGCCAAGTGCCCCAAGCTGAAGCATGTCGTCTTCCTCGGCACCGGCGCGCGCAGCTACATGAATCCGGAAGAGCTTGGCGAGCGCGGCATCTCCGTGCACACCATCAAGGGCTATGGCGACACCGCGGTTGCCGAATGCGCGATCGCGCTGATGTGGGCCTCTGCAAAAAGCTTTGGCGAGATGGACCGTGGCATGCGCGAAGGCAACTGGCTGCGGCGCGACGCCGTCCAGCTCACCGGCAAGACGCTCGGCCTGATCGGCTTCGGCGGCATTGCCGCGGAAGCTGCGCGCATGGCGCTCGGCTGCGGCATGAAGGTGATCGCCTGGAACAGGACGCCGAAGACGCATCCGGGCGTCGAATTCGTCCCGCTGGAAAAACTGCTCGCGGACAGCCACGTCGTTTCGCTGCATCTGTTGCTCAACGACGAGACCAAGGGCTTCCTGTCGCGCGAGCGCATCGCGATGATGCGTCCCGGCAGCATCCTGATCAACACCGCGCGCGGCGCGGTGGTCGACGAGGACGCGATGCTCGACGCGCTGCGCTCGGGCCACATCGCCCATGCCGGCCTCGACGTCTTCACGGTCGAGCCGCTGCCGGCCGGCCATCCTCTGACCACGCTGCCGAACGTGACGCTGTCGGCGCATTCGGCGTTCCGCACGCCGGAGGCGAGCGACAATCTGATCGGTGCCGCGCTCGATCATTGCCGCCGCATCATCGCGGCAGACCGCTAA
- a CDS encoding amino acid ABC transporter ATP-binding protein has product MSANGATLIANNIHKAFGDHEVLKGVSLSVERGEVVTLIGASGSGKSTFLRCLNLLEMPQQGELAIGTHKFAFGKGVRAATDAQLALLRRSVGMVFQHFNLFPHMSVLSNITEGPVQVKGMAQAEANELGRDLLAKVGLADKADTFPSRLSGGQKQRVAIARALAMKPDVMLFDEPTSALDPELVGEVLSVIRGLAAEGMTMVLVTHEMAFAADVSTRVGFMNDGVMAEIGTPEETIRQPRSERLKGFLSRFHEAN; this is encoded by the coding sequence ATGAGCGCGAACGGCGCGACGCTGATCGCAAACAACATCCACAAGGCGTTCGGCGATCACGAGGTGCTCAAGGGCGTCTCGCTCTCGGTCGAACGCGGCGAGGTCGTTACCCTGATCGGCGCTTCCGGCTCCGGCAAGTCGACCTTTTTGCGCTGCCTGAACCTCCTGGAAATGCCGCAGCAGGGCGAGCTTGCGATCGGCACGCACAAATTCGCCTTCGGCAAGGGCGTGCGCGCCGCGACCGACGCGCAGCTCGCGCTGCTTCGACGCAGCGTCGGCATGGTGTTCCAGCACTTCAACCTGTTCCCGCACATGTCGGTGCTTTCCAACATCACCGAAGGCCCGGTGCAGGTGAAGGGCATGGCGCAAGCCGAAGCCAACGAGCTCGGCCGAGACCTGCTCGCCAAAGTCGGCCTCGCCGACAAGGCCGACACCTTTCCGAGCCGCTTGTCAGGCGGCCAGAAGCAGCGCGTCGCAATCGCCCGCGCGCTCGCAATGAAGCCTGATGTGATGCTGTTCGACGAGCCGACCTCGGCGCTCGATCCCGAGCTCGTCGGCGAAGTCCTCTCCGTCATCCGTGGCCTTGCCGCCGAAGGCATGACCATGGTGCTGGTCACGCACGAGATGGCCTTCGCTGCCGACGTCTCCACCCGCGTCGGCTTCATGAACGACGGCGTCATGGCCGAGATCGGCACGCCCGAAGAGACCATCCGCCAGCCGCGCAGCGAACGGCTGAAGGGGTTTTTGAGCCGGTTTCACGAGGCGAACTAG
- a CDS encoding thiamine pyrophosphate-binding protein — protein sequence MTIRNTRTGGQILIDQLVAQGVERVTCVPGESYLAALDALHDSPIDVVICRAEGGAAMMAEAYGKLTGRPGVCFVTRGPGATNASHGVHIAMQDSTPMILFVGQVDTGMREREAFQELDYKAVFGTMAKWAVEIDRPDRIPELVARAFRVAMQGRPGPVVIALPENMLTETADVADAMRVEPAVSWPAPADVEKLGAMLANAKAPLVILGGSRWTADATKGIARFVERFDLPVATSFRRASLIDADHSHYAGDLGIGPSPSLKDRITKADVILLIGGRMSEMPSSSYTLLDIPTPQQKLIHVHPGSEELGRIYQPALAIQATPAAFAAAVETLKPASTPAWKGEAAKAHADYLAWTEKARELPGTFQYGQVMTWLRDRLPKDAIVCNGAGNYAGWIHRHHRFHSFAAQLAPTSGSMGYGVPAAVLAKRQYPDRVVVAFAGDGCFLMNGQEFATAVQYDAPFIVIVVDNSQYGTIRMHQERDYPGRVVGTQLKNPDFAMYAKAFGGHGERVERTEEFAPAFERALASGKPSILHCIIDPRAISVGKDFVPEVKA from the coding sequence ATGACCATTCGCAACACCCGCACCGGGGGCCAGATCCTGATCGATCAGCTCGTCGCCCAGGGCGTCGAGCGCGTCACCTGCGTGCCGGGCGAGAGCTATCTGGCGGCACTCGATGCGCTGCATGACAGCCCGATCGACGTCGTGATCTGCCGCGCCGAGGGCGGCGCCGCGATGATGGCGGAAGCCTATGGCAAGCTCACGGGCCGGCCCGGCGTCTGCTTCGTCACCCGCGGCCCCGGCGCGACCAATGCCAGCCACGGCGTCCACATCGCGATGCAGGACTCGACGCCGATGATCCTGTTCGTCGGCCAGGTCGATACCGGCATGCGCGAGCGCGAGGCGTTCCAGGAGCTCGACTACAAGGCGGTGTTCGGCACCATGGCGAAATGGGCCGTCGAGATCGATCGCCCCGATCGCATTCCGGAGCTGGTCGCGCGCGCCTTCCGCGTCGCGATGCAGGGCCGTCCCGGTCCCGTGGTGATCGCGCTGCCGGAGAACATGCTGACCGAAACCGCTGATGTCGCCGATGCGATGCGCGTCGAACCGGCGGTGAGCTGGCCTGCGCCCGCCGACGTCGAAAAGCTTGGCGCCATGCTCGCCAATGCCAAGGCGCCGCTCGTCATCCTCGGCGGCTCGCGCTGGACGGCTGACGCGACCAAGGGCATCGCGCGCTTTGTCGAGCGGTTTGACTTGCCGGTCGCGACCTCGTTCCGCCGGGCCTCGCTGATCGACGCCGATCACTCGCACTATGCCGGCGACCTCGGCATCGGCCCCAGCCCGAGTCTGAAGGACCGCATCACCAAGGCCGATGTCATCCTGCTGATCGGCGGCCGCATGTCGGAGATGCCGTCGTCGTCCTACACGCTGCTCGACATTCCGACCCCGCAGCAGAAGCTGATCCACGTTCACCCGGGCTCCGAAGAGCTCGGCCGCATCTATCAACCAGCGCTCGCGATCCAGGCGACGCCCGCCGCGTTCGCGGCCGCCGTCGAAACGCTGAAGCCGGCTTCGACGCCGGCCTGGAAGGGCGAGGCGGCGAAGGCGCATGCCGACTATCTTGCCTGGACCGAAAAGGCGCGCGAGCTGCCGGGCACGTTCCAGTACGGCCAGGTCATGACGTGGCTGCGCGACCGCCTGCCGAAGGACGCGATCGTGTGCAACGGTGCCGGCAACTATGCCGGCTGGATCCATCGCCATCACCGCTTCCACAGCTTTGCCGCCCAGCTCGCGCCGACCTCGGGCTCGATGGGCTATGGCGTGCCGGCGGCGGTGCTTGCCAAGCGACAATATCCGGATCGCGTCGTCGTCGCGTTCGCCGGTGACGGCTGCTTCCTGATGAACGGCCAGGAGTTCGCGACCGCCGTGCAGTATGACGCGCCGTTCATCGTCATCGTCGTCGACAATTCGCAATACGGCACCATCCGCATGCACCAGGAGCGCGACTATCCCGGTCGCGTGGTCGGCACCCAGCTCAAGAACCCGGACTTCGCGATGTATGCGAAGGCGTTCGGCGGCCATGGCGAGCGCGTCGAGCGCACGGAAGAATTCGCGCCGGCGTTCGAGCGCGCGCTTGCGTCGGGCAAGCCGTCGATCCTGCATTGCATCATCGATCCGCGCGCGATCTCCGTCGGCAAGGATTTTGTCCCTGAGGTGAAGGCTTAG
- a CDS encoding YncE family protein, with protein sequence MSASRTVSLSFATAILLSTSLLGSAHAKPLMIVGLDEKLLWDDNGKPILAAPGKDQVLIVDLASPESPKIVASLPLKNSVVGPPVNVAINPTGTVALVADSVDVVKDGDALKQVLDNKIYVIDLQANPPKLTATLTGGKQPSGLSFSPDGKMALVANRGDNSISVLSVSGSDVKIIDSVAMPDSVSHVTFTPDGKRALVARFPAHKISLLDVGGDKVTYSKIDLPTGLWPYNVAVAPGGNIALTSDNGNAGASDGSVDTASVIDLEANPPRIIDRVVVGDGPEGLAISPKGDVAVSVILRGSNTKNAYFYEKNGSISVLKIDGKKVTKTQDIEVGGLPEAAVFTPDGRYLLVGNYLTQDFSILKVDGANVTDTGKRFQVPGHPASARMGP encoded by the coding sequence ATGTCAGCCAGCCGTACCGTGAGCCTGTCGTTTGCGACCGCGATCCTGCTGAGTACAAGCCTACTTGGCTCCGCGCACGCAAAGCCGCTCATGATCGTCGGCCTCGACGAGAAGCTTTTGTGGGACGACAACGGCAAGCCGATCCTGGCCGCGCCGGGCAAGGATCAGGTCCTGATCGTGGATCTCGCATCCCCTGAGAGCCCGAAGATCGTCGCTTCTCTGCCGCTCAAGAACTCGGTGGTCGGACCACCGGTGAACGTTGCGATCAATCCAACCGGAACAGTCGCGCTCGTGGCTGACTCCGTCGATGTCGTCAAGGATGGCGATGCACTAAAGCAGGTGCTGGACAACAAGATTTACGTGATCGATCTGCAGGCCAACCCGCCTAAACTGACTGCCACGCTGACTGGTGGAAAACAGCCCTCCGGGCTGAGCTTCAGTCCAGATGGCAAGATGGCGCTGGTCGCCAATCGCGGCGACAACTCCATCAGTGTCCTTTCGGTAAGCGGCAGCGACGTGAAGATCATTGACAGCGTGGCGATGCCCGATAGCGTATCGCACGTGACATTCACGCCCGACGGCAAGCGAGCGCTCGTCGCCCGCTTTCCTGCTCACAAGATCTCATTGCTGGACGTCGGGGGCGACAAGGTGACGTATAGCAAGATAGACCTGCCGACCGGCCTGTGGCCCTACAATGTCGCGGTGGCGCCTGGCGGCAATATTGCGCTTACATCCGACAACGGCAACGCGGGTGCCTCGGACGGCAGCGTCGACACGGCAAGTGTCATTGATCTCGAGGCCAATCCGCCGCGCATCATCGATCGCGTGGTGGTTGGCGACGGACCGGAAGGACTAGCCATCAGTCCCAAGGGCGACGTCGCTGTTTCTGTCATTCTCCGCGGCTCCAACACGAAGAACGCGTACTTTTATGAAAAGAACGGCAGCATTTCGGTGCTGAAGATCGATGGCAAGAAAGTCACTAAGACCCAAGATATCGAGGTCGGTGGTTTGCCAGAGGCCGCGGTCTTCACGCCCGATGGCAGATACCTTCTCGTCGGCAACTACCTTACACAGGACTTCTCGATATTGAAGGTCGATGGCGCCAACGTGACGGATACCGGCAAGCGTTTCCAGGTGCCGGGACATCCCGCCTCAGCGAGGATGGGACCGTAG
- a CDS encoding RidA family protein has product MSDITRIDQNARRSRASVFGDLVFLAGQVADTKTADITQQTREALAKVDDMLARAGTDKSRLLSVQVWLKTMDDFDAMNAVYDAWVVPGNAPTRACGKVELADPAYRIEVIAIAARG; this is encoded by the coding sequence ATGTCGGACATCACCCGCATCGACCAGAACGCCCGCCGCAGCCGCGCCTCCGTGTTCGGCGACCTCGTTTTCCTCGCAGGGCAGGTGGCGGATACCAAGACCGCCGATATTACCCAGCAGACCCGCGAGGCGCTGGCGAAGGTCGACGACATGCTGGCGCGCGCCGGCACCGACAAGTCGCGCCTGCTCAGCGTGCAGGTCTGGCTCAAGACCATGGACGATTTCGACGCCATGAACGCGGTCTATGATGCCTGGGTCGTCCCTGGCAACGCGCCGACGCGTGCCTGCGGCAAGGTCGAGCTGGCCGATCCCGCCTACCGCATCGAAGTGATCGCCATCGCCGCGCGCGGCTAG
- a CDS encoding amino acid ABC transporter permease, whose translation MYVWEFAALKPYWGLIWQGLLVTLFYTVTTVVAGLVIGLTVGILRTTAPRWITVPLRLYIEVFRCTPLLVQLVWVYYALPVLIGVDMTPAMACFIALSLYAGSFYAEIFRGGIEAVDVGQWEAGRAIGMRRGKIFRRIVLPQATQVMIPSFINQTIMQLKNTSLVSVVAVGDLLYQGSVITASSYRPLEVYTTIAVLYFVVLFPLTLVADQVELRMGAHR comes from the coding sequence ATGTATGTCTGGGAGTTCGCGGCGCTCAAGCCGTATTGGGGCCTGATCTGGCAAGGGCTCCTGGTCACACTGTTCTACACGGTGACCACGGTGGTCGCGGGTCTCGTGATCGGACTGACTGTCGGTATTTTGCGCACGACGGCACCGCGCTGGATCACGGTGCCGCTGCGCCTCTATATCGAGGTGTTTCGCTGCACGCCGCTCTTGGTGCAGCTCGTCTGGGTCTACTACGCCCTGCCCGTGCTGATCGGCGTCGACATGACGCCGGCAATGGCCTGCTTCATCGCGCTGTCGCTCTATGCCGGCTCGTTCTACGCGGAGATCTTTCGCGGCGGCATCGAGGCCGTCGACGTCGGCCAGTGGGAAGCCGGACGCGCCATCGGCATGCGGCGCGGAAAGATCTTCCGCCGCATCGTGCTGCCGCAGGCAACGCAGGTGATGATCCCCTCTTTCATCAACCAGACGATCATGCAGCTCAAGAACACCTCGCTGGTGTCGGTGGTCGCGGTCGGCGATCTCCTGTACCAGGGCTCGGTCATCACGGCGTCGAGCTACCGGCCGCTGGAAGTCTACACCACGATTGCCGTGCTCTATTTCGTCGTGCTGTTCCCGCTGACCCTGGTCGCAGACCAGGTCGAGCTGCGGATGGGAGCGCATCGATGA
- a CDS encoding EF-hand domain-containing protein — MYMRVLGLTTSALIVACGIAGAIAQDRMTPQPDQQQMQSHSMNQEGASTMGQGGMMGHGMMGGHMMGRGMMGGRAMGSPFMMRMMFALMDADGDGTISLQEFQAAHERIFKAMDSNRDGKLTIEEMQAFIHGTR, encoded by the coding sequence ATGTACATGCGCGTTCTGGGACTCACGACATCTGCTCTCATTGTGGCGTGCGGTATTGCCGGTGCGATTGCACAGGACCGAATGACGCCCCAGCCAGATCAGCAACAAATGCAATCCCATTCCATGAACCAGGAAGGCGCGAGCACCATGGGGCAAGGCGGTATGATGGGGCACGGCATGATGGGAGGACATATGATGGGGCGCGGCATGATGGGTGGGAGGGCGATGGGATCACCTTTTATGATGCGTATGATGTTCGCTCTGATGGACGCCGATGGTGATGGGACAATCTCGCTGCAGGAGTTTCAGGCAGCTCACGAACGGATTTTCAAGGCAATGGACAGCAATAGGGATGGCAAGCTTACCATAGAGGAGATGCAAGCATTTATACATGGGACCAGGTGA
- a CDS encoding AraC family transcriptional regulator ligand-binding domain-containing protein — MAIDDVEDRKRRIDARAQMRLLELAARKLQDDCFGFHLAQDFELGEIGLLYYVMASSERLADALQTGGRYCAINNEGVRLRTSLERGFTIGLEYVNIDRLSDRHHTEFWLIALVRICRGLTDGRLAPRQIKLKHYRRETPLDVRSQLGCDIEFAADSDEVLFPSRIGTLPVVGADSHLNKLLLQYADEALSKRTSPRAELRSRVEDQIAQLLPHGKANAAEVARRLGMSRRTLARALSSEGAGFSSVLEAFRNALARRYLREEELPISQIAWLLGYTEVSSFTHAFVRWTGLTPKAYRGSNDVP; from the coding sequence TTGGCAATCGACGACGTTGAGGACCGCAAGCGCCGCATCGACGCCAGAGCGCAGATGAGACTCCTCGAGCTCGCTGCCAGGAAATTGCAGGACGACTGCTTCGGATTCCATTTGGCTCAAGACTTCGAGCTGGGGGAGATTGGACTTCTGTACTACGTCATGGCCTCATCAGAGCGGCTCGCTGACGCCTTGCAAACTGGAGGACGTTACTGCGCGATCAACAACGAGGGCGTACGGCTGCGGACGTCCCTGGAGCGCGGATTCACCATCGGACTCGAGTATGTCAACATCGATCGTCTATCGGACCGTCACCACACGGAATTTTGGCTAATCGCGCTTGTCCGTATCTGTCGCGGATTGACTGACGGCAGGCTGGCTCCAAGGCAGATCAAACTAAAACACTACAGACGCGAAACGCCCCTGGATGTCCGATCCCAGCTTGGATGCGACATCGAGTTTGCGGCGGATAGCGACGAGGTGTTGTTTCCCTCGCGGATCGGCACGTTGCCGGTCGTTGGGGCCGATTCGCACCTCAATAAGCTGTTGCTTCAATATGCCGATGAAGCCCTGAGCAAACGGACGTCGCCGCGGGCCGAGCTACGGTCTCGTGTCGAAGATCAGATCGCCCAACTGCTTCCGCACGGCAAAGCCAACGCTGCGGAGGTCGCGCGCCGTCTTGGCATGAGCCGGAGAACTCTCGCTCGGGCTTTATCATCCGAGGGCGCAGGCTTTTCGAGCGTGCTCGAAGCGTTTCGAAATGCGCTTGCGCGCCGCTACCTCAGGGAAGAGGAGCTGCCGATTTCCCAGATCGCATGGTTGTTGGGCTACACCGAGGTCAGTTCCTTCACGCATGCCTTCGTTCGTTGGACCGGCCTCACGCCAAAGGCGTATCGGGGCTCGAACGATGTTCCCTGA